GTAAAAAGTTTAAAAATCATTTTTCATCATGTTATATAAGAAGACAAGAatctttattatcattaaatCAAATATCAATTCTAATGGAAAGTATAaccttttttaattttgaaaataaatatattgatgACTTTATTGTTTCATGTGTAAATTATTTAGAAGACTATATAGATGATATTCAAGAAGAAACttctataaatatttcgtattcattaatattatctaatatggttcatataaatccatactttttttcatttatatggAGAAAAATAGGGAAAACAACTTACTGggaaaaaaggaaaagtcaaatttgtttattatgGTTATCACATATGATACAATTTAAATGGTTAGAATATGATTTACCCAAATTTTGTGTTTTAGAATGTTTAAaagttttttatttaaaaagaaaagaaaagaaattttCTTATTCAAAAATACTTCAGAACATATCtaaaatattaaacaatatgaatattCAACATGATATATATGTCGATATATATGgtccatatatattagatattttaataaaaaatacaagAAATGTCTTAATGCTTACGCAAGATACGACaagaaatgaaataaataaggaTTTAGGTGACttcaaaattattttaaatcatttaaaattatttggATATAAAGCAAAACCTATTAATAccaaatatttttattctctCTGTGATGAAatgaaagaaaattatattaagGATATTTTAATGAATTTTTAGTATTACCCTTTTATAATTACaatcataaatatatataataatatataattattaaccaaataataataggagtatatttgtatatactgtattattaaaaaagagaTATTGCTATTTATTCGAATATTTATTCGAACATTTATTCGAACATTTATTCATGCCACTGTAATATGAACgtattataaataaataagtaaatatatataattcatatttttattaatgtATTGTGCATCAAGTAGTTGcatgtttaaaaaaaagctaaaaaataataaaacataaaaaaagaaaggaaaaaacattattgcacttatatatgtataatatatgtactatatatgatataaaagcacatacatatatatatatatatattttttcttttacatcttgtatttattttgtccccttttacttttttttttttatgcCATTTTTATAACTCTCATCCATTTGAAGTAGCTGATTTGTCAAGGTGTAGAAAAGATTTTCTATGctttccatttttttattatataaaaaagttttttttaaaattgtcatataataaaaatgggGTTTGTAAAATTGAGATAAGGTATTATAACCTATATGCttaaatacataatactcatttattttattaatatgtaatTTGTTTGTTTCTCCTTCTGATAATATATTCGGAtcattattgtttttttttttatcattttcttgACTTAAAGAAATGGATTTATTCCTCTGTCTttcatttgtataataaaaaaataacgCTATATTAAAATCATAAGTCTCATAACAACCTATTTGatctattatattatttaatatatgagAGAAAAAGttatttctatatttcTCGATTATGTTTggtaaaatattaatatttccatctttcaatattttgttatttaatttgttatcaatattattccatgggaatataaatataggtatacttaaaaatatatataagtatacatagaaaattatacattCGATATTTTGATAATTACTTGTAAATTTTGTACATAAATTTAAGacattaataaatttatttaaaatgttttgaaaagaaatatttttatatttcctacatatataatatttatatctctttaattttataaagttctttattatattattattattatataaatgttttcTATAGAAAAAGGTACGAGTATAATTTTCATAgcattttttataacaaaataatatatattcatatacTTCTTCGAATTCacttaatatattatataaatgaatatgtaccatatcattattatctaattggttaattaatatttggctattttttgataaaaccttttttatatttttcatgtCATTATTTGGTAATTcacatttatttatagaatataatatatataaagattCATATAaacttttcttttccttatttatatatatttgtgtaGTTACCAATTCATATGATGAATATGGAATATATTCTAtttcatcttttatattatatatttcacTTAATActttaattattaatacaGTTGGATTAAAAAATCTCAAAATTTTCTCGTAGTCATTTTTCCCTTTCTGTTCTTTTCTATAAGtatcatatatttcatcataaatcacaacaatttttttatcattctttattatcttattttttattacatcatccattttatattatatataaacttctaaacttaaaaaaaaaaaattaaatatatatatatatacatatatataatataatataatataatataatataatagCCCATATAACTATAACATTTGGAACAAtactttatttatatagattactgaatattttcattcattctttctatttttttttttttttttttttcataagaacgtaaaaataatttcaaAATGGCTGGATACAcatgaatatatatctatatctttcaaaaataaaaaagaaaaaaagaaaaacagGAAAAATGAAcgtaataaaaatattatatattataatataatataataattattatatcttcactttataatatatttcttttttaatataatatatcaaagaaatgaaaaatatatatatatatatatatattataaataacaaaCGTATTAATTTCctatattataataatatagatattGTTATAAAGAAACAGTAAGGTATTTTGAAACGTTATGGTAAGATgttaacatatataatatgaatgtggatcaaaaaaaaaaaaaaaaaaaaaaaaaaaaagtgtaTATGTAGAAATAACcttaaattaatataatttttatgtttatttaatttttttttttttttttttttttttttttttttttttatattaaaatggaaatttataattattcttaacattttttagtagaaaaattatatttgtaatatatgcaattatttatatattaataattataagataaaaatttattattattattaagggttaaaaaatattatcattatatattatgtgatttcaaaaaaaaaaaattaaatattaacattgtaaatatatatattatatatatgtatatatatatatatatatttatatgtatgtataattatGCGTGCGTTGTTTAATgcatattataaaatttcGAAAGTGATCTGTGtcttttttcctttttgGATGTTTgttgattattattaggTATATTTTGTATGAATGGATGTcctttaattttaatatttaaatttgtTTCGTAACctaataaattattatcatttaaataatttaatttttgtaaataatgCTTTTGATCATGTTCACTTAATTTCCGGAATCCTCCTCCTGTTCTTAATATAAGTTTAATATCAGATGGAGAATCATCAAGATTGCTATCGTTGAAATgttttctatattttttattattacaattattataGTCTTTCTGATAATTTTGATTACTATCATAGgtattcatattattattttcatattttttggCATATCTATGatcatttttcttttcgTATGTGccatcatattttttttcatatgcgccatcatattttttttcatatgcgccatcatattttttttcatatgcgccatcatattttttttcatatgcgccatcatattttttttcgtaTGCGccatcatattttttttcatatgcgctatcatattttttttcatatgcgctatcatattttttttcgtaTGTGCTatcaaattttttttcatatgcactatcatattttttttcatatgaactatcatattttttttcatatgagctatcatattttttatcatatgatctatcatatttcttttcatatgcgctatcatattttttttcatatacactgtcatatttttttttttcatatttttgattataatcatttatattatttatttttttatcattgttattatatttcttgttgtcttgttcatttttcctttcatcgtattttttataatctCTTTTGTTGTAGAGAGTACTATTATGTGTATGATAAGCATCCATcgaattatttttataatatttattattatttgtatcccatttattatctaaataatcatatgttttttttggttGTAATAAGATATCTGATTTTTTCTTCctattataatattcattatttttatttgaatcttcttgtttttttttatcattttgttttttatcggaataataattatttgaGCTTGTATTTTTTGAggtatttttatttaatagaTATTCGCTTAATGTTCTTTCTGATAAAGTGTTTATAGaatcattattttcttcaactgaattaatatattccGTTTCCACCTGTCTATTAGGTGTGCggtttttattataatttagTGATAATTTTTCAGATGGAATACCTTTTCctaattctttatttattttcttttgcATTTCTAGTGTACTTCTAATGTCgttaattttattatttaacttttttattgtttgatgtaataaatcaacattttttttatctgctttttctttcatttcttgtacaaatttattatacatattttcaATATCGTAATTTCTTTCAACCTGATCAGGAATATAAGAAGAATGTTGTGTATTATACTTATGGTCAATGTTTGTATCATCAGAAAATTTTCTTGTGTCTCTTTTTTTGGACAAGTTATTTATTGAGGAGTCGAAAATATTTAGAAGATTGTTTTTTGTCATGGGTTCATTGGAATTATtactaatattattattattattattattattactatatatgttactatcatatgtattattattattattattattgttactGTTTTTCTTGCTACCAacattttcataattttgGTGTGATTCACTTCTCTTGGTCTTCGAATAATGACTATATTCATTACTACGATAATTTAACCTgtcataattattattattactatcatTAATATAACTAGTTTTATGGTTCCCACTTttaatgttattattaatgtTGTTGTTATAGTctgtataattattattgctcatataataattatttttatttatactattatcattattaatatcatttttattatctagaatattatttgtacTCATGTCATTATAATTACTTAGGCTATTATcattgtttatattattatcattattcacatagttattttcattttcattttcatttgcATTTTTGTTTTCATTCATATTGTAGTTATAATCATTGTCAAGAGGATAATTGTAATTAAGGAGAGAcaaatttttcttttccatattattattattattgctACGACTAACATACTGTGGTGGGAGACcaaaatttttatcatttctTATATTCACACTATTTTGATgagaattattattaattttgtttggatcatatatatatttatctattAAGGACATAACTTTAGATATTACATCTTTTTCATATGAATTgctttttaatttttttatagaaaaatttaataattcttctTGCTTTTTACAAAAGgatttaataattttattccttgcttcttttttattttttaccATAATTAACCAAAAGAGAAAACAATctttttgaatttttttcttcttattttttaataaaaatttcaaaataaaataaagtaaTTCTTGGTGTATCATATGCATATCTTTTCTAAACATATTTCTATCTTCTttaattttcatttttaaatcttctttttcttttattgAACTCATATTACTtatcatttcttttttaagTTCATCACTTTTAAGTGTTAACTTTCTTTCAAGTTTGTTATAATCATCTTTATTTCctaaattttttcttaattcctcaatttttttattgcATTCCTtagtatttttattataatatgtgAGTTCTTCAAGCAGCTggaatattatttttgcTATAAGATCAATATTATGTTTGTCTTCTGAAGTGTCTATTTCTACAAGtggaatatataaatatatatgttacTATTGTTTAGTCcttaataatttttttttttttttttttttttttatgtttaaatatttaatatatgtattttacaactaaaaagatatatttatacttCTATTATGGTTATTCCATTTTTAAGgttataagaaaaaaaaaaaaatatatatatatatatatatataactattCCATTATGCCATTTTGTGTATTACCATTATTTGCATATTGTTTGTAGGAAGAATCACCTAATTTTGTCTTGaccttttttatatgttcatttgtatcaactaatattttattatgttcGTCATTTTTGCTTagtaaatatttaatttctttaCCGAACTTTTTGATTAGTGAAAAtaattgttcatattttttgtttaagTCTTTTTGATTATTTGTTATACGAGTAAAGAATTCAAATACttcatttgtattattaattGAATTTTGTTTAGTATAAGGAGATTTATTATAGGTACTTATGTCTAAGtatgatttattaaaatttaaattctCTTTTATTGAAGAGGAAGAAGATGTAGAAAATCCActatatttctttttttccattctcaaaaaaataaaataatttatacttttttaaaaacaaaatgtataaatataaataaataaataaatatatatatatatatatatatatatatatatattattcagGAAAAATGAGAGACCAAAACAAAgacaatatattatatgttaataattttacaatatatatatatatatatattgtatttctttttttttttttttttttttttttttttttttgttataccaatatgattaaaataaatgtcattaaaagaatagaataagaataaatgtacctttatatatttatttaaaattgtaataacttaatatacatatatatattaataatacaCTTCCCTTNNNNNNNNNNNNNNNNNNNNNNNNNNNNNNNNNNNNNNNNNNNNNNNNNNNNNNNNNNNNNNNNNNNNNNNNNNNNNNNNNNNNNNNNNNNNNNNNNNNNNNNNNNNNNNNNNNNNNNNNNNNNNNNNNNNNNNNNNNNNNNNNNNNNNNNNNNNNNNNNNNNNNNNNNNNNNNNNNNNNNNNNNNNNNNNNNNNNNNNNNNNNNNNNNNNNNNNNNNNNNNNNNNNNNNNNNNNNNNNNNNNNNNNNNNNNNNNNNNNNNNNNNNNNNNNNNNNNNNNNNNNNNNNNNNNNNNNNNNNNNNNNNNNNNNNNNNNNNNNNNNNNNNNNNNNNNNNNNNNNNNNNNNNNNNNNNNNNNNNNNNNNNNNNNNNNNNNNNNNNNNNNNNNNNNNNNNNNNNNNaaaaaaaaaaaaaaaaaaaataaaaaaaaaaaaaaaaaaaaaaaaaaaaaaaaaaaaaagaaggaaAACGAAGGAAATAAcgtatatattatatatgtaatttattacaaaggaaaagaaaatattatatatattgagGTAGACGCGgagaatataatattatatatatatatatatatatatatattttaattttctttttcccTATATACTGTcttacacatatatatatatatataatataaacttgagcataattttttacaatGTTGTTCTTAAAAAgtagaaaattataaattattctctttttaaatatgcAAGGAGAaaaaacagaaaaaaaaaaaaaaattaacaatCTTTAAATATGATACACTTTGGGTagtcatatatatatatatatatatatatattatttacatattttttaaaaatattaataaatgtaaatacagagtaaaattatatgttcCATTTGATAGTATAaccttttaaaaaaaaaaaaaaaaattcaagAGGCTTACATACAGACAAATATATGCAACATATAAATACTttaattttgtaaataaaGGAATACATActaagaaatatataaataaataaataaatataattatatatatatttatttatttatttatatatgttaaaatcaaaataataaaatatttatatgcaTTAAACACCACcttaaatttttaaaagatatacACTTAAaactttatattttctcaTCCAAAACATTgtaatgaaaaaagaaaaaaataaaagtatgAGAAAAAATGTGTAACCTTATTCCttgttataattaataaggaataaaaaataaagaataagcaataaaaaatactatttatgatatatattgtttctctctttttttttttttttttcaaaggcgttcatatatattttaatcGTAAGTGTACTCTTTTAAGTATAtgtaatttataatttataatatatattacatatgtatatatatatatatatatatatatatatatatatatatatataattattaaatatatttttatttaattatgtattaaatattcctttacatgtaaatatatattttcttctgttatatatgtatatgtttaattaaataaatatgaaaaaataaaaaaaaaataatatattttttctttttttttatgttattcATGAATGGTTCCATACGTTTTgtgaataaataaatgtatacatatatatatatatgtatattcattttttcttattatccttatatttatttacctttattttttattttattttttttttttttatattttgattagAGATTGATTCATCCTGTATtcaatataaaataataatagagaaataattttcttacttaaatataaatataactatgtgtatataataaatatacatataaattttattttatctttaaaaaatattaaaggGATTTactttaaaaataaaactttttcttaaaataatatataaagaatttatatatttatatgtgtatacacattttttcttttcgatgatctttttttttaacctattacatataaataaataaataaatatatatatatatacatttatgtGTTGATTATTTCTCATATGCTTACGTATTTCCTTCTTTTatcttatattattttttatattgaaAAAGATTTTACACCAtggataataaaatgtttttaaGAAGATCATCACGTTTGAGCCATAATtttgatgaaaataatagGAACCGCGAATTGATAGAAAAAAGAGAGGGTGGTAATATGGTAAAAAAACAGATTACACATGAGAGAAGGAAAAGTATTTATAAGGATAAAGATGAAAGTTTATTAAGTACTGATGAAAATAGTTCAACAAATGATAGTGATTATACAGTAAGTGttaatgatgatgattCATCTGTAGGtaacaaaagaaaatataataaagaaaatgaaaataataacaacaataataataataacagAAATAATCgtagaaataaaaataaacataaacataataataataataataatagtagtGGTGATAATTCGAATGCTATTACTCCTTTTCATGATGgagataaaaataaagatcATGAATGTATCGAAAATGTTATAAGtagaaaaaataacaactatgaaaagaataatttaaaaaataatagttATATTGATATTCTTAATGAAGATATAGACGATGAAgattttgatatatttaaaagaagTAAGATGGATAGAAGTAAAAGGATATCAACCtcttataaaaatactcaatataatgatataaatttaagaaaaaggaaaagtGTTTATGTAGAATCTAGCAACAGTGAAGATTCTAATAAAAGTGATGACGATGatgaagaatatattaacgAAGAGAGCTCAcgaaataataaaaagaaaaagttAAAACAAACATATAGTAGTAgtacatttaaaaataaaaagaattttgttaataagaaagtttataaaaatttcgaagattttaatttatatgaaaatataaaaaagaatcCAAAAAATTTACATGATATAAttgaagaaatatattatagtttatttaataaagataCCAATGAAAAAGTTAAAATATCtacattttttcttaattttttagCTGAATGTTCAGGTAATGAGACTTTAACATGGACGGTTGATATTATAGATTATATAgataaacaaatatatttatatgaagatataccaaataataatcaattacaaaatgttataataggtaatacaataaataatacGACCCTTAGTGACATTATGACACCATCTACTGTTAGGTCTAGTAATAAAATCACAAACATGGATGAGATTATAAgagatgaaaataattttgaaaaaGTATGTACTTTTAAATGTGAAAAGTTAGAACAATATTTAAATGCCGATTTAAATACAGATgttttgataaaaataaaaaatgaaaacaataaatcatataaagCATTTGCTAACTTTTTTGCTgatttttcatttcattttgatgaaaattatatatatgatattttatatatatgtatatggATCTTTTCATTAAGTGTAAgtaaatatagaaaaatacGTTTCACTTCCTCTTTGGCTAGTCTGTCTATACTTTTAGgattatgtaaaaaaatacgttacataaataatcaTGAAAGGCAATCAAGGAAGCAACTAATGGCTGAATATACAagagaaagaaaaaatacTAACAATTTAACAGGTGCaggaagaaaaagaaatagtAGCACAACAATAACAAGAACAAGTAATActattcataataatagtaataatagtaCTTTAGATATTATTAATGATGATCGATCTTTAAATATTGAGGATcttattaattataaaaataagaagGATAGCGAATTATACAATATTGTAGAAAgaaatttaattattagTCAATTAATcgataatataaatgaagataGGAAAAATTTGACgatattaaataatttccttttatgtacatacaatatattatataaaaataaaattaaagatatatttatagatattagaataataacattagaatatttttatttatatttagaTGTGTTaactttatattttactaACAGAAAATTTACGAAGTTATTAATATGgattttatatgataaggataataaaataaaaatatgcTGCTTGaagatattaatatatttatgtaattattataataatagtaataagaaaatttttaaaatcgtggaattattatatatgtccaaaaagaaattattaaatttaatatttgatAGTGATTATAATGTAAGAATAAAAACATTCGAATTAATTTTagaaatgaataaaatgaaattaaatAGAACAGAATTTTTAGATTTTAAAAAGAccttaaaaaataaaaaaaattcagCTCATAATAAGAAGGATGATCcacatataaatgataatacaTCTTCTTCAGAGTATGAAGAGGATACTGATGTAAATAGTACTGAATCAGAAAAGATACAGAATAAGAAATCTatagtattatataatcataataaaaagaataaaaagaatatagGAAATAAACAAAATCATGATGGTAAAGAGGATGATATTCATGTGATATCTGATAACATGTGTATACTTTcaacaaaagaaaaaaaaattgttagTAATTTGATATGGttcaataataataataaaatatcaGAGATGATTACATCTTTAATATACGAGTCTCAAATtaagaataaaattaaaaattatgaaaaaagaaaacataattattttgatgTTGAACAGAATGATACTAATAGTGAAATagttaaatataatataatttatctaacaaaatatttaaataaaaatatacctACTGTTAAAAATTTTGTACACTACTTTGATTATATGAAgaattataatgaaaatcTAAAGTTGTATACAGTTATTGGTAAATTTATAACAGGTATTAGAGAAAAGTTAGAttgtattaataatattgatataaTTATCGAGTTGTTATGTGAGGATgatatatctttattatatatagcTAAAAAGAAAGGAAGCGATAAAACAAATGATAAGGAAAAGGACATGGGGGAGGATGAAAATAACGTACAATTATCACAAAGgtttaataataataatgataataatgtgATAGATGGTGAACATGTAACAGAAAATAATGCAGAAAAAAGTAAACATTCTACATATGTATCACACGATtgtgataaaaataattctgATAAAGGTCGTGATTTAAGAAAGTGCCTactttatatatgtgaatCGTCTTATCGAAATTTacaaaatgatattaaCGAAATggaaaagaataaaaatagaaaagGTAGTAGCGTTTCCACAAATAgtaacaatataaataatattaataataatgttaatattaatgGTGTGTTGATGTCAGACAAAAATACAGCTCATTCAAAACTTAATAAtgatacaaataaaataaaaaaaatgattatatatacattttatattattaagaaTAGTAAacaattaataaaattacaTCAAACAAATCAAGAACACTTATTATTagtttttaaaattttaaaaatagctttatatgaatgtaaacatatatataagcatgaagaaaaaaataacatttataatttttcaagTACTATTATggaatattttaaaaatgatattgagagtaatatgaattatttctttaataatatttatatatatttaaaagaaacatatgaatatttattttatttattaaaaaattataagtTGCCTTATTACTCATCCAAATATACtatgaatataatttcaatttttttatcattaaatGATTCATTAAAAGGTTCCAACAAATTGTCAAgtgatttattttttgatttgtattatacatattttaataatttcatggagaatttcttatattatcataagaattataatatgGAAGTTGATAGAAATGAAGAAGATAATAAAGGACAAGATGAAAGTGATACGGATGATGAGCATAGTGAAGATAATGTATATCTTTTGAataagaaaagaaaaataattgtTATTTCAGAAAATTTAGTAAATaaggataaaaatattattgaaGCAATCGAAGAAGAAAtcatattaaatttaactaatttaattcatatatatacattaggttttaattatataaacaatgATTTATCTaattataaagatataaaaaatgatatattaaaaaagaaaaaaaacatagAGAAAAGTATTAAAATGTTATGTGAACAAGATTATTTTAGTATTAAAgttaaagaaaaatgtcaatccttttttttcaaagataatattattaatttgaATGAATTTTTAGaagaaaatttattaacatcttataatgatgaaaatgatattGAAAGTTATACtcatgaaaataatatacaaagTGATCAATATAGTGAAGATGTGGAAATGTcttatgatgataat
This is a stretch of genomic DNA from Plasmodium reichenowi strain SY57 chromosome 14, whole genome shotgun sequence. It encodes these proteins:
- a CDS encoding hypothetical protein (conserved Plasmodium protein, unknown function), with protein sequence MDNKMFLRRSSRLSHNFDENNRNRELIEKREGGNMVKKQITHERRKSIYKDKDESLLSTDENSSTNDSDYTVSVNDDDSSVGNKRKYNKENENNNNNNNNNRNNRRNKNKHKHNNNNNNSSGDNSNAITPFHDGDKNKDHECIENVISRKNNNYEKNNLKNNSYIDILNEDIDDEDFDIFKRSKMDRSKRISTSYKNTQYNDINLRKRKSVYVESSNSEDSNKSDDDDEEYINEESSRNNKKKKLKQTYSSSTFKNKKNFVNKKVYKNFEDFNLYENIKKNPKNLHDIIEEIYYSLFNKDTNEKVKISTFFLNFLAECSGNETLTWTVDIIDYIDKQIYLYEDIPNNNQLQNVIIGNTINNTTLSDIMTPSTVRSSNKITNMDEIIRDENNFEKVCTFKCEKLEQYLNADLNTDVLIKIKNENNKSYKAFANFFADFSFHFDENYIYDILYICIWIFSLSVSKYRKIRFTSSLASLSILLGLCKKIRYINNHERQSRKQLMAEYTRERKNTNNLTGAGRKRNSSTTITRTSNTIHNNSNNSTLDIINDDRSLNIEDLINYKNKKDSELYNIVERNLIISQLIDNINEDRKNLTILNNFLLCTYNILYKNKIKDIFIDIRIITLEYFYLYLDVLTLYFTNRKFTKLLIWILYDKDNKIKICCLKILIYLCNYYNNSNKKIFKIVELLYMSKKKLLNLIFDSDYNVRIKTFELILEMNKMKLNRTEFLDFKKTLKNKKNSAHNKKDDPHINDNTSSSEYEEDTDVNSTESEKIQNKKSIVLYNHNKKNKKNIGNKQNHDGKEDDIHVISDNMCILSTKEKKIVSNLIWFNNNNKISEMITSLIYESQIKNKIKNYEKRKHNYFDVEQNDTNSEIVKYNIIYLTKYLNKNIPTVKNFVHYFDYMKNYNENLKLYTVIGKFITGIREKLDCINNIDIIIELLCEDDISLLYIAKKKGSDKTNDKEKDMGEDENNVQLSQRFNNNNDNNVIDGEHVTENNAEKSKHSTYVSHDCDKNNSDKGRDLRKCLLYICESSYRNLQNDINEMEKNKNRKGSSVSTNSNNINNINNNVNINGVLMSDKNTAHSKLNNDTNKIKKMIIYTFYIIKNSKQLIKLHQTNQEHLLLVFKILKIALYECKHIYKHEEKNNIYNFSSTIMEYFKNDIESNMNYFFNNIYIYLKETYEYLFYLLKNYKLPYYSSKYTMNIISIFLSLNDSLKGSNKLSSDLFFDLYYTYFNNFMENFLYYHKNYNMEVDRNEEDNKGQDESDTDDEHSEDNVYLLNKKRKIIVISENLVNKDKNIIEAIEEEIILNLTNLIHIYTLGFNYINNDLSNYKDIKNDILKKKKNIEKSIKMLCEQDYFSIKVKEKCQSFFFKDNIINLNEFLEENLLTSYNDENDIESYTHENNIQSDQYSEDVEMSYDDNDEDINYIGRKKNKNNKQKDKNKHNNNNNNNNINKRKTMNIQDILHLNDNMTKHNKNSSYIQSEEENFQYEQNLQNLYYSSDACIHANVIIHLCLHIIKAKVNSIYYYDEDVVLHTPSSRLLLLCIDQIYIIYENYIYHLCKKRYFFNFLYNIFLHKYKNDKIDGKKNEGEKKNRNNEHNLNENESNLENSIQNNNIKIEINENDKSEKNNVIDHNKNKNNKENDSNHINLEDLKKLHNLNNKKIDALKNIFIELNYIYANISNLRKDINHVLIFLIRSCNNTILRYGTFLNLMNIAQLENILLYSIEDLNKYKTLELFLNKIKNNNEIRSCMDIHIKEDMENYLDKDEEINKYKNVSRYIYKDDNILFNFVTELFKYVENMNNNNYNFVNSFLSIDISVFFPINTYTYIADMCKIYNKDVLSKNEKILEMQYMHMTLIIAQFILNCNNINIFNSCLGVLLLIHLNVKNKGLSSIALNFHNKLKKYNIDVFYEVLLCALIGLYTAYINNALEEKDLLLFSASIASRLGVKIVEKQKLPLCKFIHSCVNCALNLKNQNSFLKYILPYAQKLSLSEYQLNYLKKQILNLIDSYNVANQSHIKYENSIFEHMMLIICKKRKLNDEFKDINYENSYMNLNESIHMNISKNIINRNRQSEASTIIKTRKSVLQMNRNKDNDQVHKMNNDENNDENNDGSNNNGSNNNGSNNNGSNNNDSNNNDSNNNDNNNNDDNNNDDNNNDDNNNDDNNNDIQNDDLSDEDNNIDKNKFSNGEDNINSESDINENNYVNQNMRHYRIKKELIHHENDHEEKEETNNVHKAKDKYKRINKQNYGNEKNNSNNNEIYSELDEKSHSNSTLSDLVSLNDEDNNNNNNNNDKGKSHYDMNSSPKPVRSKKYNNMHVIPKYNSELNMNDTDNKSVDINSKHSVDISLNSSLGNISYKDDDNMSLISDVKGKNKYFTQNEDDSNSDIVPGMSPIKKNDGKRSELSTPISYADDLMNF